One window of Mixophyes fleayi isolate aMixFle1 chromosome 3, aMixFle1.hap1, whole genome shotgun sequence genomic DNA carries:
- the ENAH gene encoding protein enabled homolog isoform X1 encodes MPLPVCAPVTGERRALHSLGPRKRRAGTMSEQSICQARAAVMVYDDANKKWIPAGGSTGFSRVHIYHHTGNNTFRVVGRKIQDHQVVINCAIPKGLKYNQATQTFHQWRDARQVYGLNFGSKEDANVFASAMMHALEVLNSQESGEHSAGPTLSRQNSHIPQQVQNGPSQEELEIQRRQLQDQQRQKELERERMERERMERERMERERMERERLDRERLERERLERERLERERLEQEQLERERERLERERQEQLERELEEQERLEQERQERELQEQLEKEQLQWERERRVSNADSSYDSSLYNAHSLDFSSCPPHSASPISYAKAISVPISSICTDSMADYVIVTSQSINSTPPTPPLRHSASRFATSLGSAFHPVLPHYATVPRPINKISRPPSPVNPAPPPPPPPPVKPISWSASNFAPLPPSPPVMISSPPGKATGPRAVHLVSASQLALITTAPNGHADMSSFEMSCAPTPPPAPPLPSFPPFSLSSSQPVPPSPTTPVVSAPSSQSSVLPSPSAASPASVENSLNSVLGDLCASQPDLTTTSQPIDPATHPGVIAGPPSPPPPPPLPSGSSLSQATAPPPPPAPPLPPLGPAPPPPPGPPPPPGPPPPAPMAAPPPPAPPPAPPLPFSAASMGSEDNRPLSGLAAALAGAKLRKVSRTEEVCSQSSVSSVAAGPGPAKTEPSRGNGPLPMVGGGGLMEEMSALLARRRRIVEKTPTIEPDVKEEKTEDSEPVPTKAPSAGTPEPTRKPWERTNTINGSKSPVISRPKSTPTGQPSANGVQSEALDYDRLKQDILEEMRKELTKLKEELIDAIRQELGKSNSA; translated from the exons CGAGCAGAGCATCTGCCAAGCACGGGCTGCTGTAATGGTTTACGACGATGCCAACAAAAAATGGATTCCGGCCGGCGGCTCCACGGGATTTAGCAGAGTTCATATCTATCACCACACAGGAAACAACACGTTCAGGGTAGTGGGCAGGAAGATTCAGGATCATCAG GTGGTGATCAATTGTGCCATTCCTAAGGGACTGAAATACAACCAGGCCACTCAGACCTTCCACCAATGGCGGGATGCAAGACAGGTGTACGGGCTCAATTTTGGGAGCAAAGAAGATGCGAACGTGTTTGCGAGTGCCATGATGCACGCCTTGGAGGTGCTGAACTCGCAGGAATCTGGTGAGCACAGTGCAG GTCCAACGTTGTCCCGGCAGAATTCTCATATACCCCAACAAGTGCAAAATGGCCCATCGCAGGAAGAGCTGGAGATTCAGAGGAG GCAGCTGCAGGATCAGCAGCGACAGAAGGAGCTGGAACGTGAACGGATGGAACGCGAAAGAATGGAACGTGAGCGTATGGAGCGCGAGCGAATGGAGCGCGAGAGGCTGGACCGAGAGAGGTTGGAGAGGGAAAGGCTGGAAAGGGAACGCCTGGAGCGCGAGCGCTTAGAGCAAGAGCAACTGGAAAGAGAACGAGAGCGGCTGGAGAGAGAGCGCCAGGAACAGCTAGAGCGTGAGCTGGAGGAGCAAGAGAGGCTGGAACAGGAGAGGCAGGAGAGAGAGCTGCAGGAACAGCTTGAGAAGGAACAGCTGCAATGGGAACGCGAGAGGAGAGTGTCTAATGCTG ACTCATCTTACGACAGTTCTTTATATAACGCTCACAGTCTCGATTTCTCGAGctgtccacctcactcagcatCTCCCATTTCTTACGCTAAAGCCATTTCAGTCCCCATCTCCTCTATATGTACAGACTCCATGGCCGACTACGTCATTGTAACCTCCCAGTCCATTAACTCCACGCCACCGACACCTCCGCTCCGACACTCTGCATCGCGTTTCGCCACATCTCTAGGCTCCGCCTTCCATCCTGTCCTCCCCCATTACGCTACAGTTCCTCGTCCCATAAATAAAATCTCCCGGCCTCCTTCTCCGGTGAACCCTGCACCGCCGCCACCGCCCCCTCCTCCCGTTAAGCCTATATCCTGGTCCGCTTCTAATTTTGCTCCGCTCCCACCTTCCCCTCCCGTGATGATTAGCAGTCCTCCCGGGAAGGCCACTGGCCCGAGGGCCGTCCATCTAGTTTCCGCATCTCAGCTGGCCCTCATAACCACTGCACCTAACGGGCATGCAGACATGTCTTCGTTTGAAATGTCCTGTGCGCCCACACCACCGCCCGCACCACCACTGCCATCGTTTCCACCTTTCTCACTGTCTTCATCTCAACCTGTCCCTCCTTCTCCAACCACTCCTGTTGTCTCAGCACCTTCATCCCAGTCTAGTGTTCTCCCTTCTCCCTCTGCAGCTTCCCCTGCCTCTGTTGAGAATTCTTTAAACTCTGTGCTGGGAGACCTCTGTGCTTCTCAGCCAGACTTGACCACAACCTCTCAGCCGATTGACCCTGCGACCCATCCGG GTGTTATTGCAGGACCACCATCACCACCTCCTCCACCCCCTCTGCCTTCAGGTTCAAGCTTGTCTCAAGCAACCGCACCCCCACCTCCTCcagccccccctcttccccctttaGGCCCCGCCCCGCCTCCACCTCCTGGTCCGCCTCCGCCCCCTGGACCTCCACCACCTGCTCCGATGGCTGCACCCCCTCCACCGGCTCCACCCCCAGCACCGCCCCTTCCATTCTCCGCGGCTTCCATGGGCTCAGAAGACAACCGTCCGCTATCGGGCCTGGCCGCTGCGCTGGCTGGAGCCAAGCTTAGAAAAGTCTCTCGG ACTGAAGAGGTCTGCAGTCAGAGCAGCGTCAGTTCTGTTGCGGCCGGTCCAGGACCCGCTAAGACGGAGCCTAGTCGCGGGAATGGTCCTCTTCCCATGGTTGGCGGCGGCGGACTGATGGAAGAAATGAGCGCGCTACTAGCCAGGAG GAGAAGAATTGTAGAAAAAACCCCAACAATTGAGCCAGACGTTAAAGAAGAGAAGACG GAAGACTCGGAGCCCGTACCTACAAAAGCGCCTTCTGCTGGCACGCCTG AACCGACAAGGAAGCCTTGGGAAAGAACAAACACAATAAATGGTAGTAAATCACCTGTTATCTCCAG ACCAAAGTCGACACCAACGGGACAGCCAAGTGCCAATGGGGTCCAGTCGGAAGCCTTGGACTACGACCGATTGAAACAG GACATTTTAGAAGAAATGCGGAAAGAATTAACAAAACTTAAAGAGGAACTTATTGATG CCATAAGGCAAGAACTGGGGAAATCGAACAGTGCATAG